The Candidatus Methylomirabilota bacterium genomic interval TCGTCCATCACGAACACCGCCTGCGCGCCGGCGCGAGCCGCCGCGGTGAACGCGTCCGGGAAATCACCCGGATCTCGGACGGGAAACCGCTCGAACCGGACGCCCAGTTCCGCGCTGCGACGTTCCGTCTCCGTCACCACGAGCAGCGCGCCGGGATTGTCGCCCTTGTAGAATGCCGCGACGCGAGCGAGGTTCGGGACGACCTGAGACAGCGCCTCGATCGATTTGGCTCCGAGGACATCCGGCAAGAAGCTCACTCCGGTGACGTTCGCGCCGGGATGGGCGAGGCTGCGGACGAGCCCCGCCTTCACGGGATCGGCCACCCGCATGATGACGATGGGGACGGCCTTGGTGGCGTTCTGGGCTGCCTTGGCGGCGGGGGTGTTCACGGCCACGATGACGTCGACTCGGAGGCGCAGCAGGTCGCCGACCAGCGCCGGGAGGCGGTCACTCCTGCCGTCGGCATTCCGGACCTCGGTGACGATGCCCTTGCCCTCGACATAGCCCAGATGCTCGAGCTCATCGCGAAGCGTCTCCAGCAGGCCGGGTTGCACGTCCTGGGCGAGCACGCCCAGGCGTGGCACCACACTCCGTTGCTGCGCCACCGCGGCGAGCGGGGTAGCGAGGACGGTGGCGCCGATCAGGAAGGCTCGCCGGCTAATCATTCGATGGGCTCAGCATCATAGACAAAACGGACTGCAGGCGGTCGAGGTTCTGCTCGTTCGCGGGTTCGACGAGGTGCCGCATGCGGGCCGCCACCGCGGCGTCCTCGAACTCCTGGACCCAGCGGATCGCGGTGCCGCCCTCCTGCCCGGTCAGGACGACGGTGAGGACGAAGCGCGGCGGCGCGTCGCGGTTCGCCCAACGAAGCCGGATCGGATGCAGTCTTGGGCGTCAATGTGACTACACGGTAGCCACGGACCGTTCCCTTGGCAAGATCCCCTGCGGCCGGACGGGGGCATCCACCGAGAAGGCCCGCCATCCCTTGCACTTCACGAGCATGTGGTTTGCGCGCTCGTTGCCGAGATAGGGAGCGGCGGACACCCAGTCTCCGTCGACGACGATATCCGTCCCGGTGATATACGAGGAGTCATCGCTGCCGAGGAAGAGCGCCGTCGATCCTCTCGTCCCCGGCTCGTTCTGCCGCGCGCGGACGTTAGCGTTCACTCTTGCCTGACTACATCGACCGAGATCTCCACCGCCGGAATCGTTCCTCTGTTCTCGAGCC includes:
- a CDS encoding ABC transporter substrate-binding protein, translating into MISRRAFLIGATVLATPLAAVAQQRSVVPRLGVLAQDVQPGLLETLRDELEHLGYVEGKGIVTEVRNADGRSDRLPALVGDLLRLRVDVIVAVNTPAAKAAQNATKAVPIVIMRVADPVKAGLVRSLAHPGANVTGVSFLPDVLGAKSIEALSQVVPNLARVAAFYKGDNPGALLVVTETERRSAELGVRFERFPVRDPGDFPDAFTAAARAGAQAVFVMDDGAMTKMRGPFLKLSSQRSLPVASIYKDFAEAGGLFAYGPDLDHVYRRAAHYVARVLKGTKPSELPVEEADRLHFVVNLKSAKALGLTIPPALLLRANQVIE